The following proteins are encoded in a genomic region of Phragmites australis chromosome 9, lpPhrAust1.1, whole genome shotgun sequence:
- the LOC133929765 gene encoding late embryogenesis abundant protein B19.4 yields the protein MASGQESREELDRMAREGETVLPGGTGGKSLEAQEHLAEGRSRGRQTRKEQLGEEGYKEMGSRGGQTRKEQLGEEGYKEMGSRGGQTRKEQLGEEGYKEMGSRGGQTRKEQLGHEGYSEMGRKGGLSTTEESGGERAAREGVEIDESKFKTKS from the exons ATGGCGTCCGGGCAGGAGAGCCGGGAGGAGCTGGACCGCATGGCCCGCGAGGGGGAGACCGTCCTCCCCGGCGGCACCGGCGGCAAGAGCCTCGAGGCCCAGGAGCACCTCGCAGAAG GACGCAGCCGCGGCAGGCAGACTCGGAAGGAGCAGCTCGGGGAGGAGGGGTACAAGGAGATGGGCAGCCGCGGCGGGCAGACTCGCAAGGAGCAGCTCGGGGAGGAGGGGTACAAGGAGATGGGCAGCCGCGGTGGGCAGACTCGGAAGGAGCAGCTCGGGGAGGAGGGGTACAAGGAGATGGGCAGCCGCGGCGGGCAGACTCGCAAGGAGCAGCTCGGGCACGAGGGGTACAGCGAGATGGGGAGGAAAGGCGGGCTGAGCACCACGGAGGAGTCCGGCGGGGAGCGCGCCGCCAGGGAGGGCGTCGAGATCGACGAGTCCAAGTTCAAGACAAAGTCCTAG